TCGTGCTCGGCGGCGAGACGGACAGCCTGTACGTCCGGCCCACCCTGATCACCGGAGCCCCGCTGAACTCGGGGCCGGCCTGCGAGCACGAGTCCGCCGCGCCGTACGCGCTCGTCGAGCCCTTCGACACCCCCGCCGAGGCGCTGGTCGGCCTGACCGGCCTGGACGGCCTCGTGCGGCTCGCGCTGCACACGCCCAGCCGCGAGCGCGCGGCCTGGCTGGTCTCACACGCCCGCGCCGAGACCTGCCTGATCAGCACGTGCGAACCGGGAGACCAGGACGAGCACGACGACTCGGAGGACGAGGTGTCGGACTACGACATCTCCGCCGCGGCGTTCGAGGGCTTCGCCCGCGACACGGCGATCGTGGTGGACTGGTGACGACGGTGCGAACGGCCGACGACGCCGGCGGCCGCAGGCACCTGAAGGCGGCTCAGCGCACGAGCAAGGGCTCGGCGGCCGCGGAATACAGGGTGCGAAAGCCCTGCGCCGCGGAGGCGAGCGTCACGTGGTGGTGCCAGCCCCGGTAGGAGCGGCCCTCGAAGTCCGCGAGGCCGCCCTCGGCGCGCATCGCGTTGAGCGTCGACGCGGCCCGGGAACGAGCCCGCCACAGCGAGATCGGCTCGTTCCAGGAGTTGCACTCCAGGTTCGAGATCCAGTAGCGCACCGGCCGGCTCCGGCCGATCGGCCACTGGCTCAGCAGGACCCGGTGGCTCTCGTTGGACGGGCGCGCGAGGCCGGGACCGCCGGACAGCGCGCGCGGCCGCTGGGCCAGCGAGAGGACCATGAACTGGGACTGGCGGCGCATCCCGTCCTTGGGATCGGACCAGGAGACGGTGGTGCGGGCGTTGCGCTCGGCCGCGGCGAGCACCATCTGCAGCGCCCTCGGCTCGCGCCGTTGCGGGTCCCGTCCGGTGCCGTGCACCGGATAGGCCGGCGAGACCTGGCACAGATAGCCGAGCCCGCGCGCCTCCAGGGCCTGCAGCAGCGCCTCCGGGTTCGGGTCGTGCTGCAAGTCCGCGAGCACCGGGAGGGTCGGCAGACCCCAGTCCTCGCTCACCTCGTCGAGCTGCTCGAGGGTGAGCTGGGAGCGGGAACTCGGCCGCACGCTCGACGGCAGGTGCGCCTTGCGCCGCAGCTCCTCGTCCGTGCCCCAGTGCGGCGGCAGCACCAGCCGCCAGTTGATCGGCAGTGAGGAGTCCTCGGACACCACGTTCAGGGACAGGGCGATCTGGCAGTTGAGCACCTGGCTGAGGCTGGGGCTGTACTGCGAGGCCACGCCGACCGAGACCTGTCCGTGCTTGGGGAAGACGACCTCGTCGACCGACCAGGCCAGCAGCTGCTGCGTCTTGCTGAACAGCTGGGCCAGGTACTGCCGGACCGGGACGTGGTCCCACGGGCTCTGGTTCAGGAACTGCTGGAGCCGCTGGACGGTCGACGCGCCCGCGCAATGCTCCGAAATGGCTACCACGCTCTTGCGGCCGGGAACTTGAAGCAGCCCCCGTAAATACAGTTCACCCCAGGTCCGCTGATCGGACCTCGAGAAATCGGCGAACAGGGTGCTGCAGAACCGCTTGAGCTCTTCTTCCTGGGTCGGATGGATCGGGGTCATGATGTCCCGAGCGTTCACAACGCGCTCCCCTCCGTGTGGTTCGAAAGAACCGGCGGACATCTCCATCGTGACTCCGCCGTATCGGTCGAACCAGCCAGCCCTAATGGGAGTACTCGGAGTCCTTGCTTCGCGCGCCGGTGCCCGCTCCGGTGTGCGGTCTGACGAACCCTCCGGTATTAGGGATGTGGTATATAAGGAAACGACGACGGAATCGCGCGACCGACGGGGCCGGGGCGGCGTCGGCGGGGTTGAGCGGGCTCGGCGGATCCTGACCGGGACCCGGCGCTGCCGCACGCGCGCCCGGACCGAGGACGAGGGAGGCGTGCCGATGCGCCGAAAATGCCGACCGGCGCAGGTCGGGCTGCGGGTCCGCCGGTGACAGCGAAGAAGCCGCAACTCGAGGCGCTCGGCGATTTCCTGCGCGCGCGCCGTGCCACGGTCGACCCCGCGTCGAAGGGGATGCCGGTCGGGGAGCGCCGGCGCACCCCCGGGCTGCGCCGCGAGGAGGTGGCCCTGCTCGCCAACATCAGCCCCTCCTGGTACGCCAACCTGGAGCAGGGGCGCAACATCGAGCCCTCGGTGGCCGTGCTCGGCTCCATCGCCGCCGCGCTCGACCTCAACGACTTCGAGCACCGCTACCTGCAGCTACTCGCGCTCGGCCGCGCGCCGTACCGCGACCAGCCGCCCTCCGGCGAGGCGCTGGCGCTGGTCACCGCGCTCGTGGAGCGGCTCGAGCCGGACCCGGCCTACGCCGCGGACCCCTTCGGGGACGTGGTGGTGTGCAACCGCGCCTGCGCCCAGTGGCTCACCGATTTCACGGCCAGGCCGCCGGACGAGCGCAACGCGATCCTGTGGACCGTCTACGATCCCGAGGCCCGCGAGCGCTTCGCGGACTGGCGCGGCGAGGTGCGCGACGTGCTCAGCCGGTACCGCGCGGGGATCGCCACCAGTCCGGACGACCCGCGGGTGGCGGAATTCCTGGCGCGGATGAGCCGGGCCGAGCCGGACGTACGGGAACTGTGGGATCTGCACGAGGTCTCGGACATCTCCAGCCGGGTACGCCGGCTGAACCACCCCGTGCACGGCGTCGGTGATTTCCAGATGATGGTGCTCACCATCGGCGGCGCGGACCGTCTCGGGGTGGTCATTCATATCCAGATGAAACAGGAAGTTCGAATCTGATCCGGGCTCGGATCCACCGAGATGATATCAGCTTTCTGATTTTTATAGGCGCAGGAGAACGCCGGGAGCGCGGGGGCGCGGATCCCGCTGAAGCCGTGCCGTCGGCCGGAATCCGGCTCACCGGACTACGGCCGTCTCGCCGCGCCCGACCGCCGCGCACCCGTCACTAGGTTCACTCCGGACCCGCCACGGTCGACGGGCGCACTACGTTAGATGTCCGTTGCGGCAAACTCCCGCCCCTGGGAGTATCACACTCGGGCAAGACAACATAATGGCATCTTATCTGTCACCAGGGGCTAATTCAGGGGGAACCATGACCGTACGGGCACAATACGCACACAGGTACACGGGTGAGAATTCGGTGCGGGGCGACGACGTGGCCGTCGTCGGCATCGGCTGCCGTTTCGGCACGCTGCGCGGCCCCGACGAGTTATGGGAGGCCCTGCTCGAGGGCCGCGATCTGGTGCGGCCGGCGCCTCAGGACGGCCGGTTCGACGCGGAGAGATACCTCAAAGCCCGCACCCGGGGAGGCAGGCGACTGCTCAGCAGCGCCGCCGGCAGCTTCATCGAAGGGTACGAACTGTTCGACGCGGAGTACTTCGGCATCTCCCCGTTCGAAGCCAGCAGGCTCGATCCGCAGCACCGCCTGATGTTGCAGACCGCCGCGGAGGCCGTGGAGGATTCCGGCATCCCCGCCCGCAAGCTCTCGGCCGGGCGCACCGGCGTCTTCACCGTCCAACTGACCTCGCACTACTGGGACGACCTTTACCGGGCCGGGGTCTGGGACCTGCACACGATGACCGGGGCGATCGGCCGGGGCAACCTGCCGGCCCGGATCGCGCACACCCGCGACCTGCACGGCCCCGCCGTCGCGGTCGACGCCACCTGTTCCTCCTCCCTGCTGGCCGTCCATCTCGCCTGTCAGGCGCTGCGCCTCGGCGACATCGACGCGGCCATCGTCGGGGCCGTCAACCTGATCACCGCCGTCGAGGACGGCGTGGTGATGTCGCAGGGCAACCTGCTCTCCGCGAGCAGCCGCTGCCGCTTCGGCGACGAGGGCGCGGACGGGTTCGTGCGCAGCGACGGCGTGGCCTGCGTGGTCCTGAAGCCGCTGACGCAGGCCCAGGCCGACGGAGACCGGATCTACGCGGTGATCCTCGGCGGCGCGGCCACGCACGAGGGTGCGTGGACGAGTTCCTTCGTCTCGCCGAGCGTGACCGGGCGCTCGTACATGCTGCGCGCCGCCTGCGAGTCGGCCGGCGTGGACCCGCGCGAGTTGGATTACGTGGAGGCGCACGGAGCGGGCACCCCCACCGGAGACCAGACCGAGCTGGCGGCGCTGGCCGCCGAGTACGGCGCCGTGCGCGGGACGAGGGACCCGCTGCTGGTCGGTTCGGTGAAGACCAATATCGGGCACACCGAGGCGACGGCGGGACTCGCGGGGCTGATCA
This genomic window from Actinospica robiniae DSM 44927 contains:
- a CDS encoding IS701 family transposase, which codes for MNARDIMTPIHPTQEEELKRFCSTLFADFSRSDQRTWGELYLRGLLQVPGRKSVVAISEHCAGASTVQRLQQFLNQSPWDHVPVRQYLAQLFSKTQQLLAWSVDEVVFPKHGQVSVGVASQYSPSLSQVLNCQIALSLNVVSEDSSLPINWRLVLPPHWGTDEELRRKAHLPSSVRPSSRSQLTLEQLDEVSEDWGLPTLPVLADLQHDPNPEALLQALEARGLGYLCQVSPAYPVHGTGRDPQRREPRALQMVLAAAERNARTTVSWSDPKDGMRRQSQFMVLSLAQRPRALSGGPGLARPSNESHRVLLSQWPIGRSRPVRYWISNLECNSWNEPISLWRARSRAASTLNAMRAEGGLADFEGRSYRGWHHHVTLASAAQGFRTLYSAAAEPLLVR
- a CDS encoding helix-turn-helix domain-containing protein, encoding MTAKKPQLEALGDFLRARRATVDPASKGMPVGERRRTPGLRREEVALLANISPSWYANLEQGRNIEPSVAVLGSIAAALDLNDFEHRYLQLLALGRAPYRDQPPSGEALALVTALVERLEPDPAYAADPFGDVVVCNRACAQWLTDFTARPPDERNAILWTVYDPEARERFADWRGEVRDVLSRYRAGIATSPDDPRVAEFLARMSRAEPDVRELWDLHEVSDISSRVRRLNHPVHGVGDFQMMVLTIGGADRLGVVIHIQMKQEVRI